One Patescibacteria group bacterium genomic window, AATGCGTGTCTACCATAGGTCTTCATATGATACCTGCGGGGCAAAACTGGGGCAAGGCGCACCTGTCCCCAGCGGGTGCACGGGTTGTGCACAGTTTTGAACTTGGTAGAGGGTTTGGGTGTAGAAGCTTGTATGGTTGGAGGGTGGGGGTGTAGCAGCGAAAAAGGGAGTTTAAAGAAAACCCCTCCTCTTTGCCTATTTACCTAACTAGCCTCAAAACCTTTATCCTTCTGCATCTAGCTCGCTTCATGCTATTCTACCTACCGATGTCTATCACCGACCCCATTGTTGTTGTCCTCGACGTGGAAACCACTGGTCTGAAACCAGAGGACGGCCATGAGATTATTGAAATTGCCGCGCAGAAAGTCCAAGGCCAGGATGTGGTGGGGGAATTCTGCTGCTTGGTGAAACCCATTCGTCGGGTGGAAGCAGACGTGGAAAAAGTGCATGGTATTAGTAACGAACTCCTTGCAGTTGAAGGCAAAAACCCAGAGGATGTATTTCCTGCCTTCGTGGCATTTTTGGGAACCCTGCCCATTGTGGCGCACAATGCTCCATTTGATGTGGGTTTCATTAACGCGCACCTGAAGCGAATGGGTATTCCCACGTTGACGAACCAAGTGTTGGACACCATTACCCTGGCGAAGAAGTACCTGATTATTCCCAGCTACAGTTTGCAAAAAGTAGCAGCCTACCTGGAAGTGCCGCAGCCAACCGCGCAC contains:
- a CDS encoding 3'-5' exonuclease; this translates as MSITDPIVVVLDVETTGLKPEDGHEIIEIAAQKVQGQDVVGEFCCLVKPIRRVEADVEKVHGISNELLAVEGKNPEDVFPAFVAFLGTLPIVAHNAPFDVGFINAHLKRMGIPTLTNQVLDTITLAKKYLIIPSYSLQKVAAYLEVPQPTAHRALADVETTRQVFWKLVQRAKGK